One region of Chryseobacterium sp. SORGH_AS_0447 genomic DNA includes:
- a CDS encoding T9SS type A sorting domain-containing protein, whose translation MEKSIKNVAAILCCLVTHGIYAKESVGEKKSGYFEMSRRIYFKTSDSLLKPLITDKKQISVEKKSTISNENNLINSTGKAAVDWTKAPNSYIFVPTEENDGLYIPVRKAYAMWEQDKLMGGSAIPSGKITADVLWEDVHGLIKSGSGYNLEVVDAGQNAKIKIPINKAKKGNAVVAFRVNGQIYWSWHIWVTDDPSNGSKYKSYSEIKRQRADGVIEAIPDSDWGWMDRNLGAVSASITANDWNRNGGLLYQWGRKDPLPPLVYRGNDFYEVSGTAGRVRHRGAKNFTGATNFDNLRKFVLLSNATIANNLQLAVRNPLSLIYVNKDDNSGPAYYNNNTNLMVNWFGRMPGLNDSKLPELNLWSDNAQGRVNTNYNADDAGAPYRNKSSYDPCPNGWRVPSVLVANLASGSYVDDIRVDYSPFGVRTNTPKNVFESNNYHIIKPTDSGVPSFMMNFKLYPNFGFDLSNAGGFNMGIFPGTGGISILAHQGQYTDQHQVALWTATMPKFFDTTPAVSARALFMIPDKQQTDVPDPNQPNVKGRYWYFPLASANTSDANACRCIKDPLYIVNDYDFPTEYIVAETNYTEGLNNPNTYQVVKNTSAFTVEIPVSKAFSVQSELLNNRDILNAPNFNDLKANVLWTTNTSLVNTVTVVNPSPGSLDAISTSKISVAINPNQSGNAVVTLHNGSISNPVYWSWHIWVTDTAVGSYNYTTELPVSSVTNYVNYIPKGDNIFETEFMDRNLGATDAFPVVANPLTPTTAELAKIKASTGLHYQWGRKDPLPVFQYADDRASFSVFLGAATATGTLNYTTLTNAAYNNMSGSYIVPYNTYTNSANANVSSTDKVSDKVAKVLSYSVRNPLVYMIPSTFAPYNSTTPVYTNGTDWLANEPNLAPDRWGRGGKKSPFDPCPAGWRIPDLTGVAPGGQDFGFTPYYKKDKIVTTAYSVINDYLGVRVRRSSSASYTIGYTFNDSSYRIGNYPNSGSRGSRSVTTNQSASGTYNFINYQYPGIWTAALNSNYIGRPINVLFDAAASANRMIAFHDNNDPYFGMNCRCVKIKYDVNGNEEGVIPKLQITALPATAPAARLSSDEVQAVKKEKVSFFPNPVKNDLYIKTNDNREGYYYQVYNMSGQLVKSGKFENNKTDLSTLTSGAYLLRINDSKEIVKIIKE comes from the coding sequence TTATGCTGCCTGGTTACGCATGGTATCTACGCCAAGGAGAGCGTAGGAGAGAAGAAGTCCGGCTATTTTGAGATGTCACGGAGAATATATTTCAAAACATCGGATTCATTACTTAAACCTTTAATTACAGACAAAAAACAAATCAGTGTTGAAAAAAAATCTACTATTTCGAATGAAAATAACCTTATTAATTCAACCGGGAAGGCTGCAGTAGACTGGACCAAGGCACCGAACAGCTATATTTTTGTTCCTACGGAAGAAAACGACGGACTTTATATTCCGGTAAGAAAGGCATATGCGATGTGGGAACAGGACAAGTTGATGGGCGGATCAGCAATTCCAAGCGGAAAGATTACTGCTGATGTTTTATGGGAAGATGTTCATGGCTTAATAAAATCCGGATCCGGATACAATTTAGAAGTCGTAGATGCCGGGCAAAATGCTAAAATTAAAATTCCTATAAACAAAGCCAAAAAAGGAAATGCCGTGGTTGCTTTCCGGGTAAATGGCCAAATCTACTGGTCATGGCATATCTGGGTAACCGATGATCCTTCCAACGGATCTAAATATAAAAGCTATTCCGAGATAAAAAGACAAAGAGCTGATGGAGTTATTGAGGCGATTCCGGATTCCGACTGGGGCTGGATGGACCGTAACCTTGGTGCCGTAAGCGCTTCCATCACAGCAAACGACTGGAACAGGAACGGAGGACTGCTATACCAATGGGGAAGAAAAGATCCTCTGCCGCCGTTGGTATACCGTGGAAATGATTTCTATGAGGTTTCCGGAACGGCGGGAAGAGTAAGACACCGCGGTGCCAAAAATTTTACCGGTGCTACAAATTTTGATAATCTTAGAAAATTCGTGTTGCTTTCTAATGCAACGATTGCAAACAACCTTCAACTTGCCGTAAGAAATCCGCTAAGCCTCATCTATGTAAATAAAGATGATAATTCCGGACCTGCGTATTACAACAATAATACAAACCTTATGGTGAACTGGTTTGGGAGAATGCCGGGGCTTAACGATAGCAAATTACCTGAACTTAATTTATGGTCGGATAATGCACAGGGAAGGGTAAATACAAATTATAATGCTGACGATGCCGGTGCACCGTACAGAAATAAATCTTCTTACGATCCGTGTCCGAACGGATGGAGGGTTCCTTCCGTACTGGTGGCTAACCTGGCTTCCGGAAGTTATGTAGATGATATCCGGGTAGATTATTCGCCATTTGGAGTACGTACGAATACCCCTAAAAATGTTTTTGAATCCAATAATTATCATATTATAAAGCCTACGGATTCCGGTGTGCCGAGTTTCATGATGAATTTTAAACTGTACCCTAATTTTGGCTTTGACCTTTCCAATGCAGGAGGATTTAATATGGGAATATTCCCTGGAACAGGAGGAATCTCGATTCTGGCACATCAGGGGCAGTATACAGATCAGCACCAGGTGGCGTTATGGACTGCTACAATGCCCAAGTTCTTTGATACGACTCCGGCCGTAAGCGCAAGGGCTCTTTTCATGATTCCGGACAAGCAACAGACAGATGTGCCTGATCCGAACCAGCCGAATGTAAAAGGAAGATACTGGTACTTCCCGTTAGCTTCTGCCAATACATCGGATGCCAATGCCTGCCGTTGTATCAAAGATCCGCTTTATATTGTTAATGATTACGATTTCCCAACCGAATATATTGTTGCTGAAACCAATTATACGGAGGGTCTAAATAATCCAAATACGTATCAGGTAGTAAAAAACACCTCTGCTTTTACGGTTGAAATTCCGGTAAGCAAAGCGTTCTCCGTGCAAAGCGAGCTATTGAATAATAGAGATATCCTTAATGCGCCCAATTTTAACGATCTTAAAGCCAATGTGCTTTGGACAACCAATACAAGTTTGGTTAATACGGTAACAGTTGTAAATCCTTCCCCAGGATCATTGGATGCCATTTCGACATCAAAAATATCGGTTGCCATCAATCCGAATCAGAGTGGAAATGCAGTGGTAACCCTGCATAACGGAAGTATTTCAAATCCGGTATACTGGTCTTGGCATATCTGGGTAACGGATACGGCTGTCGGTTCTTATAATTATACTACCGAACTTCCGGTATCTTCCGTTACGAATTATGTAAATTACATTCCGAAAGGCGATAATATTTTTGAAACGGAATTTATGGACCGTAATTTAGGAGCGACCGATGCATTCCCTGTTGTTGCAAATCCATTGACGCCAACTACGGCAGAACTGGCGAAGATCAAGGCTTCTACAGGTCTTCATTACCAATGGGGAAGAAAAGATCCGCTTCCGGTATTCCAGTACGCGGATGACCGTGCCTCTTTTTCCGTGTTTTTAGGTGCAGCTACAGCAACCGGAACCTTAAATTATACGACGCTGACCAACGCAGCTTATAACAATATGTCTGGAAGTTATATCGTGCCTTACAACACCTACACAAATTCTGCAAACGCCAATGTATCATCAACGGATAAAGTTTCAGATAAGGTGGCGAAAGTATTATCATATTCTGTAAGAAATCCTTTAGTGTATATGATCCCGAGTACTTTTGCACCATATAACAGTACAACACCGGTATATACGAATGGAACCGACTGGTTGGCAAATGAGCCTAATCTGGCACCTGACCGTTGGGGAAGAGGCGGTAAAAAATCACCTTTTGATCCGTGTCCGGCGGGCTGGAGGATTCCTGACCTTACCGGAGTTGCACCGGGGGGACAGGATTTCGGATTTACCCCGTATTATAAAAAAGATAAGATCGTAACCACGGCCTACAGCGTGATCAACGATTATCTGGGCGTAAGGGTTAGAAGAAGTTCTTCTGCGAGTTATACAATCGGCTATACTTTCAATGATTCATCTTACAGAATAGGTAATTATCCGAATTCAGGATCGCGTGGCTCAAGAAGTGTAACAACCAATCAGTCTGCTTCGGGAACTTATAACTTTATCAATTATCAGTATCCGGGAATATGGACGGCTGCTCTTAATTCAAACTATATCGGAAGACCGATCAATGTTTTGTTTGACGCTGCTGCTTCAGCCAACCGTATGATTGCTTTCCACGATAACAATGATCCGTACTTCGGAATGAACTGCCGTTGCGTAAAGATTAAATACGATGTTAATGGAAATGAAGAAGGAGTAATTCCAAAACTTCAGATCACAGCTTTACCAGCTACGGCACCTGCTGCACGTTTAAGTTCGGATGAGGTTCAGGCGGTTAAGAAAGAGAAAGTGTCCTTTTTCCCAAATCCGGTGAAAAATGATTTGTATATTAAGACCAATGATAATAGAGAAGGATATTATTATCAGGTTTACAACATGTCCGGACAGCTTGTAAAATCAGGAAAGTTTGAAAACAATAAAACGGATCTTTCTACCCTAACTTCCGGTGCTTATCTTTTAAGAATTAATGATTCTAAAGAAATTGTAAAGATTATCAAGGAATAG
- the topA gene encoding type I DNA topoisomerase, with the protein MSKNLVIVESPAKAKTIQKYLGKDFDVKSSFGHIRDLPKKGMGIDLSTFNPDYEVSADKKKLVTELKAAVKKADMVWLASDEDREGEAIAWHLAEELKLKPENRKRIVFHEITKNAILKSIENPRDIDQNLVNAQQARRVLDRIVGFEMSPVLWKKVKPGLSAGRVQSVAVRLIVEREKEIREFVPKASFKLDGIFLNKAGQEISAKLKKDFDKEQDAEKFLEQSKTAEFKVLNVETRPGTRSASAPFTTSTLQQEASSRLGYNVTNTMRLAQRLYEEGYITYMRTDSVNLSQEAIEGAKKQIVSEYGAEYSAPRNYTTKSASAQEAHEAIRPTDFAVKSIGDAQLNRLYQLIYRRTLASQMANAKIEKTVIEIGNAKLPQHFEAQGEVIIFDGFLKAYGIVKTEDEDEENNEKLLPKVKVGEILEYKKITATEKFTRPSARYTEAGLVKKLEELGIGRPSTYAPTIQTIQNREYVDKREIEPQTREVVKISLAKDTIKKEVLEEKFGGDKNKFVPTDTGEVVSDFLTDNFKEILDYGFTARVEESFDEIANGDQKWKQMMTDFYSKFHPRIEDVEENADRATGDRLLGVDPKTGKNVHARIGRFGAMIQIGETDDEEKPIFASLMTGQNIATITFEEALELFRLPFDLKEVDGQPVSVGVGRFGPYVKWGETFISIPKGEDPLSVDQKRAEEIINEKKIADAPIATYKGEPVTKGSGRFGPFIKYKDIFVNVPKRYDFENLSQSDINELIDAKLEKEANRYIQQWEKEKISIENGRWGPFVKFGKAMFKIPKKADETKYEADELKEVSLDEVKKWITDQDPKAFAEKKKPAAKKATAAKKTTAAKKPAAKKPSAKK; encoded by the coding sequence ATGTCGAAAAATTTAGTAATCGTCGAATCACCGGCAAAAGCAAAAACTATTCAGAAGTATTTAGGCAAGGATTTCGATGTGAAATCCAGCTTCGGTCATATCCGGGATCTGCCTAAAAAAGGAATGGGAATTGACCTGTCGACCTTTAATCCGGATTACGAAGTTTCTGCCGACAAAAAGAAATTGGTAACCGAGCTGAAGGCTGCTGTGAAGAAAGCCGACATGGTATGGCTGGCTTCCGATGAGGACCGCGAAGGAGAAGCGATTGCCTGGCACTTGGCAGAAGAATTGAAATTAAAGCCTGAAAACAGGAAAAGAATTGTTTTTCACGAAATTACAAAAAATGCCATTCTAAAATCAATTGAAAACCCGAGAGATATTGATCAGAACTTAGTGAATGCCCAACAGGCCAGAAGAGTACTGGACAGGATTGTAGGTTTTGAAATGTCTCCGGTTCTCTGGAAAAAAGTAAAGCCGGGATTATCTGCCGGTAGAGTACAGTCGGTAGCTGTACGGCTAATTGTGGAAAGAGAAAAGGAAATCCGCGAGTTTGTACCGAAAGCCAGTTTCAAACTGGATGGGATTTTCCTGAATAAGGCCGGACAGGAAATTTCAGCAAAACTTAAAAAAGATTTCGACAAGGAACAGGACGCTGAAAAATTTCTGGAACAGTCGAAAACTGCCGAATTCAAAGTTTTAAATGTTGAAACCAGGCCGGGAACCCGTTCTGCATCCGCTCCTTTTACCACTTCCACTTTACAGCAGGAAGCTTCTTCAAGATTAGGATATAACGTAACCAATACCATGCGTCTTGCTCAAAGGCTGTATGAAGAAGGGTATATTACGTATATGAGAACAGACTCGGTAAACCTTTCCCAGGAAGCTATTGAAGGAGCAAAAAAACAAATTGTCTCAGAATACGGTGCAGAATATTCCGCACCGAGAAACTATACCACCAAGTCCGCTTCTGCACAGGAAGCCCACGAAGCCATCCGTCCGACGGATTTTGCCGTAAAAAGTATTGGTGATGCTCAGCTTAACAGGCTGTATCAGTTAATTTACAGAAGAACACTGGCCTCCCAGATGGCCAATGCCAAAATTGAAAAAACCGTTATCGAAATCGGCAATGCAAAGCTTCCCCAGCATTTTGAAGCGCAGGGAGAGGTTATTATCTTCGACGGTTTCCTGAAAGCTTACGGGATTGTAAAAACTGAAGATGAAGATGAGGAAAACAATGAAAAATTACTTCCGAAAGTAAAAGTCGGAGAAATTTTAGAGTATAAAAAAATCACAGCAACTGAAAAATTCACAAGGCCAAGTGCAAGATATACGGAAGCCGGACTGGTAAAGAAGTTGGAAGAACTGGGAATCGGGCGTCCTTCAACATATGCACCGACCATCCAGACCATCCAGAACCGTGAGTACGTAGATAAAAGAGAAATTGAACCACAAACAAGAGAGGTGGTGAAAATTTCTCTGGCAAAAGACACCATTAAAAAAGAAGTCCTTGAAGAGAAATTTGGAGGGGATAAAAATAAATTCGTCCCTACGGATACCGGGGAAGTCGTGAGTGATTTCCTTACCGATAATTTCAAAGAAATCCTGGATTACGGTTTTACGGCAAGAGTAGAGGAAAGCTTCGACGAAATTGCAAACGGCGACCAGAAATGGAAGCAGATGATGACGGATTTCTACTCCAAATTCCACCCAAGAATTGAAGATGTGGAAGAAAATGCAGACCGTGCCACAGGAGACCGATTGTTAGGGGTTGATCCGAAAACCGGAAAAAACGTTCACGCCAGAATCGGAAGGTTCGGAGCTATGATCCAGATCGGAGAAACGGATGATGAAGAAAAGCCGATTTTTGCTTCTCTGATGACGGGACAGAATATTGCTACCATCACTTTTGAAGAAGCATTGGAGCTGTTTAGGCTTCCGTTTGACCTGAAAGAAGTAGACGGGCAACCTGTTTCTGTAGGTGTCGGAAGATTCGGGCCTTATGTGAAGTGGGGGGAAACTTTCATCAGTATTCCCAAAGGGGAAGATCCGCTTTCGGTAGACCAGAAGCGTGCGGAAGAGATCATCAACGAGAAGAAAATTGCCGATGCACCGATTGCTACTTACAAAGGTGAACCTGTAACCAAAGGAAGCGGCAGATTTGGACCATTTATCAAATACAAGGATATTTTCGTCAATGTTCCTAAACGGTACGATTTTGAGAACCTTTCCCAAAGCGATATCAATGAACTGATCGATGCCAAGCTTGAAAAAGAAGCCAACCGCTACATCCAGCAGTGGGAAAAAGAAAAAATTTCCATCGAAAACGGAAGATGGGGACCCTTCGTAAAATTCGGAAAAGCGATGTTTAAAATTCCAAAAAAAGCGGATGAGACCAAATACGAAGCCGACGAGCTAAAAGAGGTTTCCCTGGATGAGGTGAAAAAATGGATTACCGATCAGGACCCTAAAGCGTTTGCCGAAAAGAAAAAACCTGCAGCAAAGAAAGCAACTGCAGCTAAAAAAACAACAGCAGCAAAGAAGCCGGCGGCGAAAAAACCGTCAGCAAAAAAATAA
- a CDS encoding formimidoylglutamase, whose product MDFEDFIISPRNFRTESWQIGARITKEIKEDSIVLLFVSDYRGADGDAEVQDFTGIRNEFYRLSQLDFEIPIVDLGDLVSGKSVQDSHYILQEVLSACHHKRAIPVIVGGSNDFSFSLFSALNLFTKSINYTQISNIISLKQGETINEHTFLSKIFGAKDFSIKNYHHLGYQKHLNEADSVRLIKEVEFDIIRLAEMMNSTEKTEPFFRKADLVTVNCDAIESFGEPFSMNPQVNGLNRREVCAYMKEIGLSENLKSVGIFNYNIYSENQLNHQLLAQMIWYLIEGINIQRSHPKERHYEVFYVLVDERQYAFKRDTFSNLWYFGDDENIENCIPCSRKDFDEAKKGWLNARLTKN is encoded by the coding sequence ATGGATTTCGAAGATTTTATCATTTCACCCAGAAATTTCAGAACGGAAAGTTGGCAGATCGGTGCCCGGATTACAAAAGAGATCAAGGAAGACAGCATCGTCCTTCTCTTTGTTTCGGATTATAGAGGAGCGGATGGTGATGCGGAAGTTCAGGATTTTACTGGGATAAGAAATGAATTTTATAGATTGTCGCAGCTGGATTTTGAAATTCCTATTGTTGATCTTGGCGACCTGGTTTCAGGGAAATCGGTCCAGGACTCCCATTACATTCTACAGGAAGTTTTATCAGCCTGTCATCACAAAAGAGCGATTCCCGTTATTGTAGGCGGTTCCAATGATTTTTCATTTTCGCTTTTTTCAGCATTAAATTTATTTACGAAAAGCATCAATTATACCCAGATCAGCAATATTATTTCTCTGAAGCAGGGGGAAACCATTAATGAACATACTTTTTTAAGCAAAATCTTCGGAGCGAAGGATTTTTCCATCAAGAATTATCATCATTTAGGTTATCAGAAACACCTGAATGAAGCGGATTCCGTAAGGCTGATTAAAGAAGTGGAGTTTGATATCATCCGCCTGGCAGAAATGATGAATTCTACGGAGAAAACAGAACCTTTTTTCCGGAAAGCAGATTTGGTAACAGTGAACTGTGATGCTATTGAAAGCTTCGGCGAACCGTTTTCGATGAATCCGCAGGTAAACGGCCTGAACAGAAGAGAAGTCTGTGCCTACATGAAAGAGATCGGATTAAGCGAAAATCTTAAGTCTGTGGGCATATTTAATTATAATATTTATTCCGAAAATCAACTGAATCATCAGCTGCTTGCCCAGATGATCTGGTACCTCATCGAGGGAATCAACATTCAGCGGTCTCATCCCAAAGAAAGACATTATGAAGTATTCTATGTATTGGTTGATGAAAGGCAGTATGCTTTTAAACGCGATACCTTCAGCAACCTTTGGTATTTCGGGGATGATGAGAATATAGAAAACTGCATTCCGTGCTCAAGAAAAGACTTCGATGAAGCTAAAAAAGGCTGGCTGAACGCACGGCTGACGAAAAATTAA
- a CDS encoding glycosyltransferase — MTSTLPKVSVIVPVYNVEKYLAKCLDSLVSQTCQSIEILVVNDGSTDGSEQVIQEYAQRYPEKIKPFTKKNGGLSDARNFGIDRATGNYIGFVDSDDYVNPSMFEEMLSLAEKHHAKIVVCNIQKVDQQGKIVQKLTQMPNMPERIDLEKNFSVFSDLSYFACNKLFNKELFTEKRFKRGVHFEDIQLIPQLLLDCETIAQTQNFHYQYLERTDSITKTHTEKGLDILKAVEDIEIFFEKSQYANKQEGLKNFQIFEGVYSYLAYLAFVKNKEIFILMSQQLEKFMKKRGIKLKDILGYSRFGKNYLLSLPLKKKIFYLLFFAGQKRLIRKLI; from the coding sequence ATGACAAGCACCCTGCCAAAAGTTTCCGTTATCGTTCCGGTTTATAATGTCGAGAAATACCTTGCCAAATGCCTTGATTCGCTGGTAAGCCAAACCTGTCAGAGCATCGAAATCCTGGTTGTGAATGATGGGAGTACGGACGGTTCGGAACAGGTTATTCAGGAATATGCACAAAGATACCCGGAGAAAATAAAGCCTTTTACGAAAAAAAACGGGGGGTTGAGCGATGCCCGTAATTTTGGAATCGATAGGGCGACCGGTAATTATATAGGCTTTGTAGACAGTGATGATTATGTAAATCCGTCTATGTTTGAAGAAATGCTGAGCCTTGCTGAAAAACATCATGCGAAAATAGTGGTCTGCAATATCCAAAAGGTAGATCAGCAGGGTAAAATTGTTCAAAAACTGACTCAGATGCCCAATATGCCGGAAAGAATCGACCTTGAAAAAAACTTTTCTGTCTTTTCGGATCTGAGCTATTTTGCCTGTAATAAATTATTTAATAAAGAACTCTTTACAGAAAAACGGTTTAAACGAGGAGTACATTTCGAAGATATCCAACTGATTCCTCAGCTTTTACTGGATTGTGAAACGATTGCCCAAACCCAGAATTTTCATTACCAATACCTGGAGCGAACCGATTCGATAACAAAAACCCATACGGAAAAAGGGCTTGATATTTTAAAAGCCGTAGAGGATATAGAGATCTTTTTTGAAAAATCCCAATATGCCAATAAGCAGGAAGGGCTAAAAAACTTTCAAATTTTTGAAGGGGTTTATTCCTACCTGGCGTATCTGGCTTTCGTAAAAAATAAGGAAATCTTTATCTTAATGTCTCAGCAGCTTGAGAAGTTCATGAAGAAAAGGGGAATAAAATTAAAAGATATATTGGGGTATAGTCGTTTTGGTAAAAATTATCTGTTATCTTTGCCCCTGAAAAAAAAGATATTTTATCTGTTGTTTTTTGCAGGTCAAAAAAGATTGATAAGAAAATTAATTTAA
- a CDS encoding glycosyltransferase family 4 protein — MENFELFLAQSGVPIFYIKIGLGFLFSFLITYYSVPTINKISRRKNLMDEPGVRSSHLRKIPNLGGIAIFYSIGVCTSIFAYELFDLYKFLFASLIILLYVGVMDDIVVMRAYKKLVAQIVVSSLIVIGSDIRIRSLFGICGIYELGYFISVIFSIITFIVLINAFNLIDGIDGLAGGYSVICSALFGISYYRLGEYNYPLVVLSVIIIGAVLAFLYYNLSNYRTNKIFMGDTGSMLLGFLLAFTSICFIDIFIDRDIAGVPRYHLQSAPVVAVAILILPIVDTLNVIIIRLLNNKSPFDADKNHIHHKLLKLNLTHRRSSFYIIVYYLLIVAVAYYLRHININLLLIIIVLMGFLGAYLPDFVYLLKNNKKTIN; from the coding sequence ATGGAAAATTTTGAATTGTTCTTAGCTCAGTCCGGTGTTCCTATTTTCTATATAAAAATAGGGCTGGGTTTCTTGTTCTCATTCCTGATTACTTATTATTCCGTTCCTACCATTAATAAAATCTCCAGAAGAAAAAACCTGATGGATGAACCTGGAGTAAGAAGTTCCCATCTTAGGAAAATTCCGAATCTCGGGGGTATTGCTATTTTTTATTCTATAGGGGTCTGCACTTCTATTTTTGCATATGAACTTTTCGATCTGTACAAGTTTCTTTTTGCATCACTTATTATCCTTCTCTATGTTGGAGTCATGGATGATATTGTGGTAATGAGGGCTTATAAAAAACTGGTGGCTCAGATTGTTGTATCTTCATTAATTGTTATCGGATCAGATATCCGTATCAGAAGCCTTTTCGGGATTTGCGGAATTTATGAACTGGGTTATTTTATAAGTGTCATCTTCAGTATTATTACTTTTATTGTTCTTATCAATGCTTTTAATCTAATTGATGGGATCGACGGCCTTGCCGGAGGATATTCTGTGATTTGCAGTGCGCTTTTTGGGATAAGCTATTACCGGTTAGGAGAATACAATTATCCATTGGTGGTTCTTTCGGTAATTATTATCGGAGCGGTTTTGGCCTTTTTATATTACAATTTATCCAACTACAGAACAAATAAAATTTTTATGGGGGATACCGGCTCAATGCTATTGGGATTTCTGCTTGCTTTCACCTCAATCTGTTTTATTGATATTTTTATTGATAGAGATATCGCAGGTGTTCCAAGATATCACCTGCAGTCTGCGCCTGTAGTGGCTGTTGCGATTCTTATTCTTCCTATTGTTGATACGTTAAACGTGATTATTATAAGACTTCTAAACAATAAATCGCCTTTTGATGCTGATAAAAACCACATCCATCACAAATTATTAAAGCTGAATCTCACGCACAGAAGATCCAGTTTTTATATTATCGTATATTATCTTCTTATCGTTGCAGTAGCTTATTATTTAAGGCATATCAATATTAATCTTTTACTGATAATTATTGTTTTAATGGGCTTTTTAGGAGCTTACCTGCCGGATTTTGTTTATCTTTTAAAGAATAATAAGAAGACTATCAATTAA
- a CDS encoding polysaccharide biosynthesis/export family protein — protein MKNCKYILLFTLPFLIMTSCITTKDVKYMQPSESLVINEEGLIPYNIPVYRITKNDILTLNIVTTPKGDAAQFYSALNTSGGSGGGGGISNMGIGGMGSAASSVGGNANFYFNGLKVDANGDINVFGIGFIKVEGRTIDEVSKEIQDKVNENFQEGKSEVRLNTNGITFYVLGDIETTGVTGEKVVHKNTLTITEALAMSGGLNRTVDRKNVMIHRKLPEGIKIARIDLTREDVMNSPYYYVQNGDEIYLNTRAKSLNGLGKDPIQTLTTGVSVITTALSIYLLLKNL, from the coding sequence ATGAAGAACTGTAAATATATATTACTTTTTACCTTACCCTTCTTGATAATGACCTCTTGCATTACGACAAAAGACGTAAAGTATATGCAACCGAGTGAAAGCCTTGTGATTAATGAAGAAGGCCTTATTCCCTACAATATTCCGGTCTATAGAATTACAAAGAATGATATTTTAACGCTTAATATTGTTACGACACCGAAAGGAGATGCAGCACAGTTTTACTCTGCACTCAATACTTCAGGCGGATCCGGCGGGGGTGGCGGTATATCAAATATGGGTATTGGCGGTATGGGTTCTGCAGCATCTTCAGTAGGAGGAAATGCCAATTTTTATTTCAATGGATTGAAAGTAGATGCCAATGGAGATATCAATGTTTTTGGTATCGGATTCATAAAGGTTGAAGGACGGACTATCGACGAAGTAAGCAAAGAAATTCAGGATAAAGTAAATGAAAATTTCCAGGAAGGTAAATCAGAAGTTCGATTAAATACCAACGGAATCACATTCTATGTTTTAGGAGATATAGAAACAACGGGCGTTACGGGTGAAAAGGTAGTCCATAAAAACACTTTGACAATCACAGAGGCTCTGGCCATGAGCGGCGGTTTGAACAGGACGGTTGACCGTAAAAACGTTATGATCCATAGAAAACTGCCTGAAGGAATCAAAATTGCCAGAATTGATCTTACGCGGGAAGATGTGATGAATTCTCCTTACTACTACGTACAGAACGGCGACGAAATTTATTTAAACACAAGAGCAAAAAGCTTGAACGGTCTCGGAAAAGATCCTATTCAGACTTTAACAACAGGAGTATCGGTAATTACTACCGCATTATCCATCTATCTGCTTCTTAAAAATCTTTAA